Proteins found in one Nocardia brasiliensis ATCC 700358 genomic segment:
- a CDS encoding SGNH/GDSL hydrolase family protein, producing the protein MSAVRDNSSGAEPGAAAWRGKRYVALGSSYASGPGIAPRVPGTPRLAGRSQRDYPHLVAATAGLSLTDVTSSGANCDHLLHARQFRQPPQLTAVTPETDLVTVTIGGNDIGLTPYLIARRLPRPLLLLPPLAGLGDARAVRRRLPAVEDRIAAVLHAIRERAPEATILVVNYLSVLGRRAPTDSTVDRHYRAFAESLAAHTAAAAEHFGAELIDVRTPSLDHAADSADPWTVDFYFPWPGRTYDGAPCHPTAAGMAAVADLVVGRLAALRPADRSRP; encoded by the coding sequence ATGAGCGCGGTGCGGGACAACAGCAGCGGAGCCGAGCCGGGTGCGGCGGCCTGGCGTGGCAAGCGATATGTGGCGCTGGGCAGTTCGTACGCGTCGGGACCGGGTATCGCGCCGCGGGTGCCGGGCACGCCACGGCTGGCCGGGCGGTCGCAACGCGACTACCCGCACCTCGTGGCCGCCACCGCGGGGCTGTCGCTCACCGATGTCACCAGCAGCGGGGCGAACTGCGATCATCTCCTGCACGCGCGACAGTTCCGGCAACCGCCGCAGCTCACCGCGGTGACACCCGAGACCGACCTGGTCACCGTCACGATCGGCGGCAACGACATCGGTCTGACGCCGTATCTGATCGCCCGGCGCCTGCCGCGCCCGCTGCTGCTGCTCCCGCCGCTGGCCGGCCTGGGCGACGCGCGCGCCGTCCGGCGGCGATTGCCGGCGGTGGAGGATCGAATCGCCGCGGTGCTGCACGCGATTCGGGAACGCGCACCCGAGGCCACGATTCTGGTGGTCAACTATCTTTCGGTGCTCGGGCGGCGCGCGCCCACCGATTCGACGGTCGATCGCCACTATCGCGCGTTCGCCGAATCCCTTGCCGCGCATACCGCCGCGGCCGCCGAGCACTTCGGCGCCGAGCTGATCGACGTGCGCACACCGAGCCTGGACCACGCCGCCGACTCGGCCGACCCGTGGACGGTGGACTTCTACTTTCCTTGGCCGGGAAGGACTTACGACGGCGCACCGTGCCATCCGACCGCGGCGGGGATGGCCGCGGTCGCCGACCTCGTCGTCGGGCGGCTCGCGGCGCTGCGCCCCGCCGATCGATCACGTCCCTGA
- a CDS encoding ABA4-like family protein — protein MTSFLFDLTFYTAAPFWALMILAPWWRRTPAIVASPLICVPPMLIYAIVVLPDFGTVWSAVSGADLAGIQVLLGGSAGAAAAWAHFIAFDLFLGRWIFLDSRKRGLPALLISPLLAFTIMLAPLGVLLYLVVRAFRAPRAEADAVR, from the coding sequence ATGACCAGCTTCCTGTTCGACCTCACGTTCTACACCGCCGCCCCGTTCTGGGCGTTGATGATCCTTGCCCCGTGGTGGCGGCGCACGCCGGCCATCGTCGCCTCCCCGCTGATCTGTGTACCGCCGATGCTGATCTATGCGATCGTCGTGCTGCCGGACTTCGGGACGGTGTGGTCGGCCGTGTCCGGCGCGGACCTGGCAGGCATACAGGTCCTGCTCGGGGGCAGCGCCGGCGCCGCGGCCGCTTGGGCGCATTTCATCGCGTTCGACCTGTTCCTGGGGCGCTGGATCTTCCTGGACAGCCGAAAGCGCGGTCTGCCCGCGCTGCTGATCAGCCCGCTGCTGGCGTTCACGATCATGCTCGCCCCGCTCGGTGTGCTGCTCTACCTGGTCGTGCGGGCGTTTCGCGCGCCGAGAGCCGAGGCCGACGCAGTGCGGTGA
- a CDS encoding MerR family transcriptional regulator — MRIAELSRTSGVPPATIKYYLREGLLPPGLRTHHNQVEYGDQHVNRLRLIRALVDIGGISISAAGELISVLDTGDLTARQALGEAMYALGARRSPVGADQQAAAEADVADLLARRAWSVDDENPARHTLTDVCAALRQLGHADVIAKMDDYAAAAEAVAAIDIELVRGVPTVERMTETAIVGTILGDTMLSALRRLAQEHVSGQVLPDED, encoded by the coding sequence ATGCGGATCGCCGAACTCAGTCGCACGAGTGGCGTGCCGCCCGCGACGATCAAGTACTACCTGCGCGAAGGCCTGCTGCCGCCCGGCCTGCGCACCCACCACAACCAGGTGGAGTACGGCGACCAGCACGTCAACCGGCTACGCCTGATACGCGCGCTGGTCGACATCGGCGGCATCTCGATCAGCGCGGCGGGCGAGCTGATCTCCGTCCTCGACACCGGCGACCTGACCGCCCGCCAAGCCCTCGGCGAGGCCATGTACGCGCTGGGCGCCCGGCGCTCCCCGGTCGGCGCGGACCAGCAGGCCGCCGCCGAGGCCGACGTCGCCGACCTGCTCGCCCGCCGCGCATGGTCCGTCGACGACGAGAACCCGGCCCGCCACACCCTGACCGACGTGTGCGCCGCGCTGCGCCAGCTCGGGCACGCCGACGTGATCGCGAAAATGGACGACTACGCCGCGGCCGCCGAAGCCGTCGCCGCGATCGACATCGAACTCGTCCGCGGCGTGCCCACGGTCGAGCGCATGACCGAAACCGCCATCGTCGGAACGATTCTCGGCGACACGATGCTCTCCGCGTTACGCAGGCTCGCGCAGGAGCACGTGTCCGGCCAGGTGCTGCCGGACGAGGACTGA
- a CDS encoding DUF4153 domain-containing protein yields the protein MVLVLPAVGIFRAAGWLFVCCLVGAGVAASLAVVGRRSANGAWVDVFAVPLAVLPGAQWLFAGVERARSGAARREWGVALSAVVTLVLLGVFVPLLGGADATFAALFDAVTPRVDGGLAFQWIFLFTVLGLAAAGALYLLAAPLLPASESAGGLRVRQLRRIEWVLPVGALTALFTVFVIAQFVALFGGDDYVQRTAGLTYAEYARTGFWQLSVVSILTLAVLLVVLRWADQATAGDRMWLRALLSAVAVLSLIIVASALGRMWTYQQAYGFTVLRLLVEVCELWLGLVYLLVLAAVLSLRRMWLVRTVLGTAMATLLALAVVNPERLIADQNIDRWQQGKPFDIGYLTVLSPDSLPAIDRLPEPMRTQVRESIHERMDSDPWNGWNLSRASASR from the coding sequence ATGGTTTTGGTGTTGCCGGCGGTGGGCATATTTCGGGCGGCCGGGTGGTTGTTCGTGTGCTGTCTGGTGGGGGCGGGGGTGGCGGCGTCGCTGGCTGTGGTCGGGCGGCGGTCGGCGAACGGCGCTTGGGTCGACGTGTTCGCGGTGCCGCTCGCGGTCTTGCCGGGTGCGCAGTGGCTGTTCGCCGGGGTCGAGCGGGCGCGCTCGGGGGCGGCGCGCCGGGAGTGGGGCGTCGCGCTGTCGGCAGTGGTCACGCTCGTGTTGCTGGGGGTGTTCGTGCCGCTGCTCGGCGGGGCCGACGCGACGTTCGCGGCCCTGTTCGACGCGGTGACGCCGCGGGTCGACGGCGGTCTCGCGTTCCAGTGGATCTTCCTGTTCACCGTGCTGGGTCTCGCCGCGGCCGGTGCGCTGTATCTGCTGGCCGCGCCGCTGCTGCCGGCCTCGGAAAGCGCTGGGGGACTGCGTGTTCGGCAGCTGCGCCGGATCGAGTGGGTGTTGCCGGTGGGCGCACTGACGGCGTTGTTCACGGTGTTCGTCATCGCGCAGTTCGTGGCGCTGTTCGGCGGCGACGACTACGTCCAGCGCACCGCCGGCCTGACCTACGCGGAGTACGCGCGGACCGGATTCTGGCAGCTGTCGGTGGTCAGCATCCTGACCTTGGCGGTGCTTCTGGTGGTGCTGCGGTGGGCCGACCAGGCGACGGCGGGTGACCGGATGTGGTTGCGGGCCTTGCTCAGTGCGGTGGCCGTGCTCTCGTTGATCATCGTCGCGTCGGCGCTGGGCCGGATGTGGACCTACCAGCAGGCCTACGGGTTCACCGTGCTCCGGCTGCTGGTGGAGGTCTGCGAGCTGTGGCTGGGTCTGGTCTATCTGCTGGTGCTCGCGGCCGTGCTCAGCCTGCGCCGAATGTGGTTGGTGCGCACCGTGCTCGGTACCGCGATGGCGACCCTGCTGGCGCTGGCCGTGGTGAATCCGGAGCGGTTGATCGCCGATCAGAACATCGATCGCTGGCAGCAGGGTAAGCCGTTCGACATCGGCTATTTGACCGTGCTGTCGCCGGACAGCTTGCCCGCCATCGATCGCCTGCCGGAGCCGATGCGTACGCAGGTGCGCGAAAGTATCCACGAGCGAATGGATTCCGATCCGTGGAACGGCTGGAACCTGTCGCGGGCGAGCGCGAGCCGGTGA
- a CDS encoding HAMP domain-containing sensor histidine kinase, which yields MLCAGGIAFGFFRFKIGWLPPKTTVAAMVIALATSQFLAHGITRPLREMTAAAKRMAQGDYTRRVRASSRDEVGQLAEAFNQMAADLAAADQQRRDLIANVSHELRTPITALSAVLENLVDGVSEPDPKTLRTALAQTERLSRLVSELLDLSSIEAGAFPLDREKLDVAPLFAEVVAEAEVAAAALGRGVYFTSHVQPSAATVFADRARLHQVLLNLLDNAARHGPAGGEVRVTARRLPGELVIEVADDGPGIPRADRARVFDRFTRGGRTDGGGTGLGLAISRWVVDLHGGTIAVTDPGSRIRVVLPD from the coding sequence ATGCTGTGCGCCGGTGGTATCGCGTTCGGGTTCTTCCGGTTCAAGATCGGCTGGCTGCCGCCGAAGACGACGGTCGCCGCGATGGTGATCGCGCTGGCCACCTCGCAGTTCCTCGCGCACGGCATCACCAGGCCGCTGCGGGAGATGACCGCGGCGGCCAAGCGGATGGCGCAGGGCGATTACACCCGCCGGGTGCGGGCGAGTTCGCGCGACGAGGTCGGGCAGCTGGCCGAGGCGTTCAATCAGATGGCCGCCGATCTCGCGGCCGCCGACCAGCAGCGGCGCGATCTCATCGCGAACGTCTCACACGAATTGCGCACGCCGATCACCGCATTGAGCGCGGTGCTGGAAAACCTCGTCGACGGTGTCTCCGAACCTGATCCGAAGACCTTGCGCACCGCGCTCGCCCAGACCGAGCGACTGAGCCGGCTGGTGTCCGAACTGCTCGACCTGTCCAGCATCGAGGCGGGCGCCTTTCCGTTGGACCGCGAAAAGCTCGATGTGGCACCGTTGTTCGCCGAAGTGGTGGCCGAGGCCGAGGTCGCGGCGGCCGCGCTGGGCCGCGGTGTGTACTTCACCAGTCACGTGCAGCCCAGTGCCGCAACGGTGTTCGCGGACCGGGCCCGGCTGCATCAGGTGTTGCTCAATCTGCTCGACAACGCCGCCCGGCACGGTCCGGCCGGCGGTGAAGTGCGCGTCACCGCGCGCCGACTGCCCGGGGAACTCGTGATCGAGGTCGCCGACGACGGTCCGGGCATACCGCGCGCCGACCGTGCGCGCGTCTTCGACCGGTTCACCCGCGGTGGTCGCACCGACGGCGGCGGCACCGGCCTCGGCCTGGCCATCTCCCGCTGGGTGGTGGACCTGCACGGCGGCACCATCGCCGTCACCGACCCCGGCTCCCGGATCCGCGTGGTCCTGCCCGACTGA